A window of Acidobacteriota bacterium contains these coding sequences:
- a CDS encoding tetratricopeptide repeat protein, translated as MENESQRHRLERCQQDVEDHPDRASSHYNLGLAYTVSGRVKQAEEAYLKALDIDPTMVQAWVNLGGVRLMRWEFQGCLEANQAAAKLRDDLPIVHYNMGQAYLYLNDPENLVRCNERVIALERDHAAAHYYAAVGHLAMNNLGAAERHLGRALELGHRPTQDFMKAMEKANLKKQRSQRISLIEISGAEAPEKTKED; from the coding sequence ATGGAGAATGAGAGTCAACGCCACCGTCTGGAGCGTTGCCAGCAAGACGTGGAGGATCACCCGGACAGGGCGTCCTCGCATTACAATCTCGGGCTCGCCTACACGGTGTCGGGTCGCGTCAAGCAGGCCGAGGAAGCGTATCTGAAGGCTCTCGACATCGACCCGACGATGGTCCAGGCGTGGGTCAACCTCGGTGGAGTACGTCTGATGCGTTGGGAGTTCCAGGGCTGCCTCGAAGCCAACCAGGCCGCGGCAAAGCTTCGCGATGATCTCCCGATCGTGCACTACAACATGGGCCAGGCGTATTTGTATCTCAACGATCCAGAAAATCTGGTTCGGTGCAACGAGAGGGTGATCGCGCTCGAGCGCGATCACGCAGCCGCTCACTACTACGCGGCGGTGGGCCATTTGGCGATGAACAACCTCGGGGCTGCCGAGCGTCACCTGGGACGGGCCCTTGAGCTCGGCCATCGGCCAACGCAAGACTTCATGAAAGCTATGGAAAAGGCAAACCTCAAGAAACAACGATCCCAACGGATTTCACTGATTGAAATCAGCGGGGCCGAGGCCCCGGAAAAAACAAAGGAGGACTGA
- a CDS encoding (Fe-S)-binding protein translates to MAEKAPQELIQIDLTPPPKRWMNPAVDFEARRGTWSYPAAVKNLKYLGMPNPREWSPTDADWKLPENWKQIIHEGFKDLLKKYRSLKIFMDVCVRCGACADKCHFFIGSGDPKNMPVLRAELLRSIYRQDFTTAGKLLGSLAGGRELTEEVLKEWYYYFFQCTECRRCSVYCPYGIDTAEVTMMARELMNLVGLNINWIMEPVANCQRTGNHLGIQPHTYKDNVDFLCEELEDAIGVSLDPPINRKGAEVLFVIPSADYFADPGTYTFVGYLMLFKHIGLDYTLSSYASDGGNFGLFNTAENLKKLNWKIYHEAKRLGVKWILGGECGHMWRVMHQYMSTMNGPADFLEVPKSPFTGTVFENGASTKMVHICEFTADLIRHNKLKLDPNRNDAVRVTFHDSCNPARAMGLFEEPRYVIKNVCNNFFEMPENTIREHTFCCAGGAGLGNDENMEMRMRGGLPRGNAVAWTRDHYDVNRLACICAIDRATLPPLCEYWAPGVDVSGIHELVGNALIMEGEGERKNNLRGEPLNPEREEQDDV, encoded by the coding sequence ATGGCGGAGAAAGCACCCCAGGAACTGATCCAGATCGATCTCACTCCGCCGCCGAAGAGATGGATGAATCCGGCCGTCGACTTCGAGGCACGGCGCGGCACCTGGTCCTATCCGGCCGCGGTGAAGAACCTCAAGTATCTCGGCATGCCGAATCCCCGCGAGTGGTCGCCGACGGATGCAGACTGGAAGCTGCCCGAAAACTGGAAGCAGATCATCCACGAGGGCTTCAAGGACCTGTTGAAGAAGTACCGCTCGCTCAAGATCTTCATGGATGTCTGCGTTCGCTGTGGCGCCTGTGCTGACAAGTGTCACTTCTTCATCGGTTCGGGCGATCCGAAGAACATGCCGGTGTTGCGTGCGGAGCTCCTGCGCTCCATCTACCGGCAGGATTTTACGACCGCCGGCAAGCTCCTCGGATCACTGGCCGGAGGCAGAGAACTCACCGAAGAGGTGCTGAAGGAGTGGTACTACTACTTCTTCCAGTGCACCGAGTGCCGGCGCTGCAGCGTCTACTGCCCGTACGGCATCGACACCGCCGAGGTCACGATGATGGCCCGCGAGCTGATGAACCTCGTCGGGCTCAACATCAACTGGATCATGGAGCCGGTTGCCAATTGCCAACGCACCGGCAACCATCTCGGCATCCAGCCCCACACGTACAAGGACAACGTCGACTTTCTGTGCGAGGAGCTCGAAGATGCGATCGGGGTTTCCCTCGATCCGCCGATTAACCGCAAGGGAGCTGAGGTCCTCTTCGTGATCCCCTCGGCGGATTATTTCGCCGACCCCGGGACCTACACCTTCGTCGGGTACCTCATGCTCTTCAAGCACATCGGGCTCGACTACACCTTGAGCTCGTACGCCTCGGACGGCGGGAACTTCGGACTCTTCAACACGGCAGAGAATCTGAAGAAGCTCAATTGGAAAATTTACCACGAGGCCAAGAGACTGGGCGTGAAGTGGATCCTTGGCGGTGAGTGCGGCCACATGTGGCGGGTTATGCACCAGTACATGAGCACCATGAATGGCCCGGCCGACTTCCTCGAGGTACCGAAATCTCCGTTCACCGGTACGGTTTTCGAAAACGGGGCGTCCACCAAGATGGTCCATATCTGCGAGTTCACCGCCGATCTGATTCGCCACAACAAGCTCAAGCTCGACCCGAACCGCAATGACGCCGTCCGGGTGACGTTCCACGATTCGTGCAATCCGGCGCGCGCTATGGGTCTCTTCGAAGAGCCGCGTTACGTGATCAAGAACGTCTGCAACAACTTCTTCGAAATGCCGGAAAACACGATCCGTGAGCACACCTTCTGTTGTGCTGGCGGTGCAGGCCTCGGCAATGACGAGAACATGGAGATGCGGATGCGTGGTGGATTACCACGGGGCAACGCCGTGGCCTGGACACGAGATCACTACGACGTCAATCGCCTCGCCTGCATATGCGCCATCGACCGCGCCACACTCCCGCCGCTCTGCGAGTACTGGGCTCCGGGCGTTGACGTGAGTGGCATCCACGAGCTGGTAGGCAACGCTCTGATCATGGAAGGCGAAGGCGAGCGCAAGAATAATCTCCGGGGTGAACCGCTGAATCCGGAGAGGGAGGAGCAGGACGATGTATGA
- a CDS encoding 4Fe-4S dicluster domain-containing protein, with amino-acid sequence MKSSRRGFLKFAGLSAVGAAGSTAVATKTRAFQDHEPPATEGKRLALVVDLRKFSKDDKLLDKIITACHEAHNVPDFADDPKNEVKWIWTEHFETAFHEQEFHYIREDLKEKPTLLLCNHCDNPPCTRVCPTEATWKRASDGVVMMDWHRCIGCRYCVVACPYGSRSFNWKDPRKAPNLSHIDNTYPTRMRGVVEKCTFCDERLARGEQPACVEVCENSEMVFGDLNDPHSEVRQLLTEHLTIRRKPGLGTQPEIYYIVEDPRTLQEFAPAAEVFEEEGGHA; translated from the coding sequence ATGAAGAGCAGCAGACGAGGATTCCTGAAATTTGCCGGCCTGTCGGCGGTTGGCGCCGCGGGATCCACCGCCGTGGCCACGAAGACGAGGGCTTTCCAGGATCATGAACCTCCGGCGACCGAAGGCAAGCGCCTGGCATTGGTCGTCGACCTTCGCAAGTTCTCCAAGGACGACAAACTGCTCGACAAGATCATTACCGCGTGCCACGAGGCACACAACGTGCCCGATTTCGCGGACGACCCGAAGAACGAGGTCAAGTGGATCTGGACCGAGCACTTCGAGACCGCCTTTCATGAGCAGGAGTTCCACTACATCCGGGAAGATCTCAAGGAGAAGCCGACCCTGCTCCTGTGCAACCACTGTGACAATCCGCCCTGCACTCGCGTTTGCCCGACCGAGGCGACGTGGAAGCGCGCGTCAGACGGCGTCGTCATGATGGACTGGCACCGCTGTATTGGCTGCCGATATTGTGTGGTTGCCTGCCCATACGGATCGCGGAGCTTCAACTGGAAGGACCCACGGAAAGCGCCGAACCTGTCTCACATCGACAATACCTATCCGACGCGGATGCGAGGTGTGGTCGAGAAGTGCACGTTCTGCGACGAGCGGCTCGCGCGTGGAGAGCAGCCGGCCTGTGTCGAGGTTTGCGAAAACAGTGAAATGGTCTTTGGCGATCTCAACGATCCGCATTCCGAGGTCAGGCAATTGCTCACCGAGCATCTGACAATTCGGCGGAAGCCGGGCCTCGGGACTCAGCCGGAGATCTACTACATCGTCGAGGATCCGAGGACCCTGCAGGAGTTCGCTCCAGCGGCAGAGGTCTTCGAAGAGGAGGGCGGTCATGCTTGA
- a CDS encoding RsbRD N-terminal domain-containing protein codes for MLDRVLVDHRDKILERWIAIVIDAYPEETAKFLRSKADPFANPVGARIRESLAELLDGLFEGVEPSELTPALDRVIRVRAVQEYSPSASLGFVFALKQLARDVIGETGVEGARSLAVLDARIERLGMHAFDVYMTCREQMWAIRAREIRNQSVGIMERVAEWRERREENSEKAPQD; via the coding sequence ATGCTCGACCGTGTGCTCGTAGATCACCGGGACAAGATTCTTGAGCGTTGGATCGCGATTGTCATCGACGCCTATCCGGAGGAGACGGCAAAGTTCCTTCGGTCGAAGGCGGATCCATTCGCCAACCCGGTTGGCGCCCGCATTCGTGAAAGCCTGGCGGAGTTGCTGGACGGCCTCTTCGAGGGCGTGGAGCCCTCGGAACTCACTCCGGCTCTGGATCGAGTGATCAGGGTACGGGCGGTCCAAGAGTATTCACCGTCAGCTTCGCTCGGCTTTGTTTTCGCTCTCAAGCAACTCGCCAGGGATGTCATCGGAGAGACGGGGGTTGAAGGCGCGAGGTCTCTGGCCGTTCTCGATGCGCGAATCGAGCGGCTGGGCATGCACGCGTTCGACGTCTATATGACGTGTCGCGAGCAGATGTGGGCAATTCGAGCGCGGGAGATCCGCAACCAATCGGTCGGAATCATGGAGCGTGTCGCGGAATGGCGAGAGCGTCGCGAGGAGAATTCGGAGAAGGCGCCGCAGGACTGA
- the dsrM gene encoding sulfate reduction electron transfer complex DsrMKJOP subunit DsrM, whose product MGALISLVAVVGVGVLAAVGASAGDGLRFVLGVIIPGIAFAVFLVGIIYRVVHWAKSPVPFRIPTTTGQEKSLPWIKNSELENPSGLPGVIGRMALEVLAFRSLFRNTRVEILPEKEKVNYIADKALWAAALAFHWAMFIVVLRHFRFFIEPVPAWVEMLQSVDGFFQVGLPVYYITTFLMVAGLAYLLARRIYDDKVRYISLPSDYFALYLLIGIALTGILMRHVEKIDVVQVKAAIAGWASFQPVSPVGVGPWYFVHVALVSVLLIYFPFSKLMHAPGVFLSPTRNLANTNRTARHINPWNPDVQGHSYAEWEDEFRDKLKASGYALEKE is encoded by the coding sequence ATGGGAGCGTTGATATCTCTTGTCGCGGTCGTCGGTGTGGGTGTGCTCGCCGCCGTGGGTGCGAGTGCCGGCGACGGCCTGCGATTCGTGCTCGGGGTGATCATCCCGGGAATTGCCTTTGCGGTGTTTCTGGTCGGAATCATCTACCGGGTGGTGCACTGGGCGAAATCTCCAGTGCCATTCAGGATCCCGACCACAACGGGCCAGGAAAAATCCCTGCCGTGGATCAAAAACAGTGAGCTCGAGAATCCGAGCGGGCTGCCCGGCGTGATCGGTCGCATGGCCCTGGAGGTGCTCGCATTCCGTTCGCTGTTCAGGAATACCCGGGTCGAAATCTTGCCCGAAAAGGAAAAGGTGAACTACATCGCCGACAAGGCGCTGTGGGCCGCGGCCCTCGCCTTCCACTGGGCGATGTTCATCGTCGTCCTCCGACATTTCCGGTTCTTCATCGAACCGGTGCCGGCGTGGGTCGAGATGCTGCAGAGTGTGGACGGCTTCTTTCAGGTCGGCTTGCCCGTGTACTACATCACGACCTTCCTGATGGTAGCTGGCCTGGCCTACCTGCTGGCGCGGAGGATCTACGACGACAAGGTTCGCTACATCTCGCTGCCGAGCGACTATTTCGCTCTCTACCTTCTGATCGGAATCGCTCTGACCGGAATCCTCATGCGGCATGTGGAGAAGATCGATGTCGTTCAGGTCAAGGCGGCTATCGCCGGGTGGGCCTCCTTCCAGCCGGTTTCACCGGTCGGAGTCGGCCCGTGGTACTTCGTGCACGTCGCGCTGGTCAGCGTGTTGCTCATCTACTTCCCGTTTTCGAAGCTGATGCACGCACCGGGTGTGTTCCTAAGCCCGACCCGCAACCTCGCCAACACCAACCGTACCGCTCGCCACATCAATCCGTGGAACCCGGATGTTCAAGGCCACTCCTATGCCGAGTGGGAGGACGAGTTCCGCGACAAGTTGAAGGCGTCCGGTTATGCGTTGGAGAAGGAGTGA
- a CDS encoding TusE/DsrC/DsvC family sulfur relay protein: protein MAIFEHGDVSIEVDEDGFMQEPEKWNEDVAAALGSTEGVDNLTDDHWKVVNYLRDYYLQFGVAPMIRKLCKQTGFQLKEIYELFPSGPAKGACKVAGLPKPTGCV, encoded by the coding sequence ATGGCCATATTCGAGCATGGAGATGTTTCCATCGAGGTGGACGAGGACGGTTTCATGCAGGAGCCGGAAAAGTGGAACGAGGACGTCGCTGCCGCCCTCGGTTCCACCGAGGGTGTGGACAATCTCACCGATGACCACTGGAAGGTTGTCAACTACCTGCGGGACTACTATCTGCAGTTCGGCGTGGCGCCGATGATCCGCAAGCTCTGTAAGCAGACGGGCTTCCAGCTCAAGGAGATCTACGAGCTCTTTCCGTCCGGCCCCGCCAAGGGCGCCTGTAAGGTTGCTGGCCTGCCGAAACCCACGGGCTGCGTGTAA
- the dsrJ gene encoding sulfate reduction electron transfer complex DsrMKJOP subunit DsrJ, translating into MYDAGKIVAGLAIFVILATSPLWYNALSAAQPDRPELQQPTNGSTECVEATDYMRANHMHLLDQWRDTVVREDVRTYTSEAGKDYTMSLTDTCLDCHSNKEQFCDACHTYSAVDPYCWDCHVIPGGGQ; encoded by the coding sequence ATGTATGACGCCGGCAAGATCGTCGCGGGCCTCGCGATCTTCGTGATTCTCGCGACCTCACCCCTGTGGTACAACGCCCTGAGCGCAGCCCAGCCGGACAGGCCCGAACTCCAGCAACCGACCAACGGCTCAACCGAGTGCGTCGAAGCCACCGACTACATGCGGGCGAACCACATGCATCTCCTGGATCAATGGCGGGATACGGTGGTTCGTGAGGATGTCCGCACCTACACCTCGGAGGCGGGCAAGGACTACACGATGAGTCTGACTGATACCTGCCTCGACTGCCACTCCAACAAGGAACAGTTTTGCGATGCCTGCCACACTTATTCGGCGGTCGACCCCTACTGCTGGGACTGCCACGTGATTCCAGGGGGGGGCCAGTGA